From Pseudoleptotrichia goodfellowii, a single genomic window includes:
- a CDS encoding helicase C-terminal domain-containing protein, whose product MRIADFISNETAVIMKKEIEESGGNEVFFRGIPDENGFVVDVKVIARGNENSVAALLNMMRKNEVIIHNHPSGVLIPSNEDVTVSSVYGESGGASYIVNNDVDDIYVIVPLKKHNKINIDEFFGEKGKIHQKIKKFEPRKEQYKMSKYIEHCVNENKKLIIEAGTGTGKTIAYLLPTLLYALENNLKLIISTNTINLQEQLINKDIPLIKKIIEKDFTYEIVKGRGNYLCKRKLKNLNVIESDKDTEEERKEKKILKNILEWDEITETGDRSELKNEIPNYIWEQVNCESDLCTQSHSPDCYFYKARKKIGNADMLIVNHHLFFADLAIRNEIGFYTEYSILPNYDIVVFDEAHNIEDTARNYFTYEVSRHTLGRLAGNIHNRRATGANNAGALARVMVFLNESLKQEEYVKADEMKDEVIKALNEYYDMGNVILDKIIFPFAQELTSGEIKRRIDKNEIKNSQFWREIMELKKEMKVKYGDFLRKTARFLTFIDNFELEDENGIVFDFMRYFERMKQYNANFEFILQGDDENYVYWLNINASRANIKLYATPFDVAESLEENLFNKMNRMIFTSATLAVDNKFNYYKKSIGLQKEEKKNIEEKIISSPFDYEKQMKVYIPNDTLDPNDINFLDDLEYFTEKIIKKTEGHCFLLFTSYSSMNYMYNRLKNYFNKNEYTFIKQNDYPRHEMIEIFKNSKNPVLFGTDSFWEGVDVQGEQLKSVIIVKLPFKVPNDPVTEAIIEDIRKKGKNPFNDYQVPQAVIKFKQGVGRLIRSKKDTGIITILDNRVIKKSYGKKFLKSLPKNIIEKSKDEILDLSESE is encoded by the coding sequence ATGAGAATTGCCGATTTTATCAGTAACGAAACAGCAGTAATAATGAAAAAGGAAATAGAAGAATCGGGAGGAAATGAAGTTTTTTTCAGAGGAATACCCGATGAAAACGGATTTGTAGTCGATGTCAAAGTGATAGCAAGAGGAAACGAAAATTCCGTTGCTGCGTTATTGAATATGATGAGAAAAAATGAAGTAATAATACATAATCATCCGTCGGGAGTGCTTATACCTTCCAATGAAGATGTAACGGTCTCAAGCGTGTATGGAGAAAGCGGCGGGGCCTCTTATATAGTAAATAATGATGTAGATGATATATATGTGATTGTTCCTTTAAAAAAGCATAATAAAATAAATATAGACGAATTTTTCGGAGAAAAGGGGAAAATTCATCAAAAAATAAAAAAATTTGAACCTCGTAAAGAACAGTATAAAATGTCCAAATATATTGAACATTGTGTAAATGAAAATAAAAAACTTATTATAGAAGCAGGAACAGGAACAGGAAAGACGATAGCTTATCTGCTACCTACACTTTTATATGCTCTGGAAAATAATCTGAAACTGATTATTTCCACGAATACTATAAATTTACAGGAGCAGCTTATAAATAAAGATATTCCGCTGATAAAAAAGATAATAGAAAAAGATTTTACTTATGAAATAGTTAAAGGACGGGGAAATTATCTTTGTAAAAGAAAACTTAAAAATCTTAACGTAATTGAAAGTGATAAAGATACAGAAGAAGAAAGAAAAGAAAAAAAAATATTGAAAAATATTCTCGAATGGGATGAAATAACGGAAACAGGGGACAGAAGCGAGTTGAAAAATGAAATACCCAACTATATTTGGGAACAGGTAAACTGTGAATCGGATTTATGCACTCAAAGCCATTCGCCTGACTGTTATTTTTATAAAGCAAGAAAAAAAATAGGAAATGCTGATATGCTCATAGTAAATCATCATCTGTTTTTTGCAGATCTGGCAATAAGAAACGAGATAGGATTTTATACCGAGTATTCCATATTGCCCAATTATGATATTGTTGTTTTTGATGAAGCACACAATATAGAAGATACCGCAAGAAACTATTTTACTTATGAAGTATCAAGGCATACCCTCGGAAGACTTGCAGGAAATATACATAACAGAAGGGCTACAGGAGCAAATAATGCGGGAGCTTTGGCAAGGGTTATGGTTTTTCTTAATGAAAGTCTGAAACAGGAAGAGTATGTCAAAGCCGACGAGATGAAAGATGAAGTTATAAAAGCTTTGAATGAGTATTATGATATGGGAAATGTGATTCTGGACAAGATAATATTTCCTTTTGCTCAGGAGCTGACAAGCGGAGAAATAAAAAGAAGAATAGATAAAAATGAAATAAAAAACAGTCAGTTCTGGAGAGAAATAATGGAACTTAAAAAAGAGATGAAAGTAAAATACGGGGATTTTTTAAGAAAAACAGCGAGATTTCTTACTTTTATCGATAATTTCGAGTTGGAAGACGAGAACGGAATAGTATTTGATTTTATGAGATATTTTGAAAGGATGAAACAGTATAACGCAAATTTTGAGTTTATATTACAGGGAGATGACGAAAATTATGTTTACTGGCTTAATATAAACGCTTCGAGAGCAAATATAAAGCTTTATGCGACACCTTTTGACGTAGCGGAATCTCTTGAAGAAAATCTGTTCAACAAAATGAATAGAATGATTTTTACGTCGGCAACATTGGCAGTAGACAATAAATTCAATTATTATAAAAAAAGTATAGGACTCCAAAAAGAGGAGAAAAAAAATATAGAAGAAAAAATTATAAGTTCTCCTTTTGATTATGAAAAACAGATGAAAGTATATATTCCCAATGATACTTTAGATCCTAACGATATTAATTTTTTAGATGATTTGGAATATTTTACGGAAAAAATTATAAAAAAAACAGAGGGACATTGTTTTTTACTGTTTACTTCATACAGTTCCATGAACTATATGTACAACAGACTCAAAAATTATTTTAATAAAAATGAGTACACTTTTATAAAGCAGAATGATTATCCGAGACATGAAATGATAGAAATATTTAAAAACTCTAAAAATCCGGTGCTATTCGGAACAGACAGTTTCTGGGAAGGAGTAGACGTTCAGGGAGAACAGCTGAAATCGGTAATTATAGTAAAACTTCCTTTTAAAGTGCCTAATGATCCTGTGACGGAAGCTATTATAGAAGATATAAGAAAAAAAGGAAAGAATCCCTTTAATGATTATCAGGTACCTCAGGCGGTTATTAAATTTAAACAGGGAGTGGGCAGACTGATAAGAAGTAAAAAAGATACAGGAATTATAACAATTTTAGATAACAGAGTAATAAAGAAATCTTATGGCAAAAAATTTTTAAAATCATTGCCTAAAAATATAATAGAAAAAAGCAAAGATGAAATTCTTGATTTATCGGAATCTGAGTAA
- the crr gene encoding PTS glucose transporter subunit IIA — MGLFDFLKGNNKEVEKKEFEGKIYAPISGKILPLEQVPDEVFAQKMVGDGVAIEPDASGVMLAPVDGKVEKIFDTNHAFSVTTTSGMEVFVHFGMDTVKLDGKGFERIANEGDIVKKGDPLIKYDYEFLKENAKSVITPVIISNYDEFSSLEKKDGNAVAGETLVLNVIK; from the coding sequence ATGGGTTTATTTGATTTTTTAAAAGGTAATAATAAAGAAGTTGAAAAAAAAGAATTTGAAGGGAAAATTTACGCACCTATTTCAGGAAAAATCTTACCTTTGGAACAGGTACCCGATGAAGTATTTGCTCAAAAAATGGTTGGGGACGGAGTAGCTATAGAGCCTGATGCTTCGGGAGTAATGTTGGCACCTGTAGACGGAAAAGTTGAGAAAATTTTTGATACAAACCATGCTTTCAGTGTAACTACAACATCGGGAATGGAAGTATTCGTTCATTTCGGTATGGACACTGTAAAGTTGGACGGAAAAGGATTTGAAAGAATAGCTAATGAAGGAGATATTGTAAAAAAAGGAGATCCTTTAATAAAATATGACTATGAATTTTTAAAAGAAAATGCAAAATCTGTTATTACTCCTGTAATAATCTCAAATTATGATGAATTTTCTTCTTTAGAAAAAAAAGACGGAAATGCTGTAGCCGGAGAAACACTGGTTTTGAATGTAATAAAATAA
- a CDS encoding DUF4153 domain-containing protein: MTLKERIKKFLPNMKKGIERFPITILFSVVIFGILVYMIHQEGDIASSLEERLNKILTLLGIGLPMTATLELIREKYFPDKNKLFSRVVEGTVTLIFLYIIKLQYLGHAFIESDFIRLFFIGVIFTILFFFIPVIGRKKDAEKYIETVVVNIFVTKVFSVVLYLGLIAIIGAVDVLLINIDNKVYLYTYMFSVFIFAMTFFLSRLKEVNENLEEYQTNIVFKTLLKFIIIPLILGYTLVLYLYLGRILIQMKMPKGIVSHLVLWYTTFSLFVMIMITPMAETDKIVSEFKKNFPKISIPLILLSFVAIFQRIGQYGITESRYYIVAVAVWLLFCMIFYIFRTKVTVIMISAIAVIFVTFYVPFIDAESVSLRSQNNRLEKILIKNSILKDGKLVKKTDLDEKTKAEIADIVSYINNVDKKESLKVFGKESYKTVDEFKNIIGMDDTWYNSYLLVEDHETRISYKLQNSEYMITKTYGYEYLISSNFYDGDNYESEKYKIEHKNRSIKLSDKNNKELLKIDVDKIFDEIMTKKEAEVKNNKEYYVTASLPENIMDYTGENENIKYKLLIRNFLVIKTKDGKLKFEDYDIDFYFSGK; this comes from the coding sequence ATGACTTTGAAAGAAAGAATAAAAAAATTTTTACCGAATATGAAAAAAGGAATTGAGAGATTTCCTATAACTATACTTTTCAGTGTGGTTATTTTCGGTATATTAGTATACATGATTCATCAGGAAGGAGACATTGCAAGCAGTTTAGAAGAAAGACTCAATAAAATTTTGACTTTACTCGGGATAGGACTTCCGATGACTGCAACTTTGGAATTAATAAGGGAAAAATATTTTCCGGATAAAAATAAGTTGTTTTCAAGAGTTGTTGAAGGAACGGTAACTTTAATCTTCCTATATATTATAAAACTACAGTATTTAGGACATGCTTTTATAGAAAGTGACTTTATAAGACTATTCTTTATAGGAGTTATTTTTACTATTCTATTTTTCTTCATTCCTGTAATAGGCAGAAAAAAAGATGCTGAAAAATATATTGAAACTGTTGTAGTAAATATATTTGTAACGAAAGTTTTTTCAGTTGTACTGTATTTAGGGCTGATTGCTATAATAGGAGCAGTAGATGTATTGTTAATAAATATTGATAATAAAGTATACCTTTATACATATATGTTTTCTGTCTTTATATTTGCAATGACTTTCTTTTTGTCAAGACTGAAAGAAGTAAATGAAAATCTTGAAGAATATCAGACGAATATAGTTTTCAAAACTTTACTGAAATTTATAATAATCCCTTTAATATTAGGATATACTTTAGTTCTTTATCTTTATTTGGGAAGAATATTAATACAGATGAAAATGCCTAAAGGGATAGTTTCCCATCTTGTATTGTGGTATACGACTTTCAGTCTGTTCGTTATGATAATGATTACTCCTATGGCAGAAACTGATAAAATTGTAAGTGAATTTAAAAAGAATTTTCCGAAAATATCAATACCCCTTATTTTACTTTCTTTTGTAGCGATATTTCAAAGAATAGGACAGTACGGAATAACCGAAAGCAGATATTATATAGTTGCCGTAGCCGTATGGCTTCTCTTCTGTATGATTTTCTATATTTTCAGGACAAAAGTCACTGTCATTATGATTTCCGCAATAGCAGTTATCTTTGTTACTTTTTATGTTCCGTTTATTGATGCGGAAAGTGTCTCTCTAAGAAGTCAGAATAACAGGCTTGAAAAAATACTGATTAAGAATAGTATTTTAAAAGACGGAAAACTTGTTAAAAAAACAGATTTAGATGAGAAAACAAAAGCCGAAATAGCTGATATCGTATCCTATATCAATAATGTCGATAAAAAAGAAAGCCTGAAAGTTTTCGGGAAAGAATCATACAAAACGGTAGATGAATTTAAAAATATTATAGGAATGGACGATACATGGTATAATTCATATTTGTTGGTTGAAGATCATGAAACAAGAATTTCATATAAACTTCAAAATAGTGAATATATGATAACAAAAACATACGGTTACGAATACCTGATTTCGTCAAATTTTTACGATGGGGATAATTATGAATCTGAAAAATATAAAATAGAACATAAGAACAGAAGCATAAAACTTTCAGATAAAAATAATAAGGAATTATTGAAAATAGATGTTGATAAAATATTTGATGAAATAATGACAAAAAAAGAAGCAGAAGTTAAAAATAATAAAGAGTACTATGTAACAGCTTCACTTCCTGAAAATATAATGGATTACACAGGAGAAAACGAAAATATAAAATATAAGCTGTTAATAAGAAATTTCCTGGTAATAAAAACAAAAGACGGAAAACTCAAATTTGAAGATTATGATATAGACTTTTATTTTTCGGGAAAATAA
- the pepF gene encoding oligoendopeptidase F translates to MAEKEIKKEYKWNLRDIYKSYKEWEKDFGKVQKLKDELLMYKGKFSDEKKLSEFLKKQEELDKIAYKLYAYPQLARDLNSSDKEATENLQKIQFLFSEITTELSWVNPELIENRKKIEKYIKKEEFSDYKFGLENLFRLQKHVLNERESKLLSYFGSFFSTPRTVYTEVTVTDVEWPVVKLSTGEKAEATPANYTKVLTKNRNQKDRKLIFDSYYGVYKRKENTIAAIYNSILQKDIAKMKAYEYDSFLLSFLEGNNIPEEVYMNLINTAKENTKPLKRYLKLRKKILGLKKYHNYDGLVNLIEFNKEYEYDDAKDIVLKSVAPLGKDYVKKMKKAVSEGWLDVFEAKGKRSGAYSAGIYGVHPYMLLNYNNTLDSVFTLAHELGHTLHTLYSDENQPFSMSDYTIFVAEVASTFNERLLLDYMLENTDDPKERIALLEQEIRNITGTFYFQALLAEYEYQAHSLVEKGEPVTADILSKIIEKLFDEYYGKEMEKDELIYALWARVPHFFNSPFYVYQYATCFASSAILYDKIINEKDKKKKEEALKKYIELLSSGGNDFPMEQLKKAGADLSKKETVKAVSEQFDLLLDKLEKEIEKMDLK, encoded by the coding sequence ATGGCGGAAAAAGAGATAAAAAAAGAATACAAATGGAATTTAAGAGATATTTATAAAAGTTACAAGGAGTGGGAAAAAGATTTCGGAAAAGTTCAGAAATTAAAAGATGAACTTCTTATGTACAAAGGAAAATTTTCAGATGAGAAAAAGTTATCGGAATTTCTCAAAAAACAGGAAGAACTGGATAAAATAGCGTACAAATTATACGCATATCCCCAATTGGCAAGGGATTTGAATTCGTCTGACAAAGAAGCAACGGAAAACTTGCAGAAAATACAGTTTCTTTTTTCTGAAATAACTACGGAATTGTCTTGGGTTAATCCTGAACTTATAGAAAACAGAAAAAAGATAGAAAAATATATAAAAAAAGAAGAATTTTCCGACTATAAATTCGGACTGGAAAACTTGTTCAGATTGCAAAAACATGTTTTAAATGAAAGAGAGAGTAAACTTTTATCTTATTTCGGCTCGTTTTTCTCAACTCCGAGAACGGTGTATACCGAAGTTACAGTAACAGATGTAGAATGGCCTGTAGTTAAATTGAGTACAGGAGAAAAAGCCGAAGCGACACCTGCAAATTATACCAAAGTTTTAACTAAAAACAGAAATCAGAAAGACAGAAAACTGATATTTGACAGTTATTACGGAGTATATAAGAGAAAAGAAAATACAATAGCCGCAATATACAACTCGATTTTACAGAAAGATATAGCTAAAATGAAAGCATATGAATATGATTCGTTTTTGTTAAGTTTTCTTGAAGGGAACAACATTCCCGAAGAAGTTTATATGAACCTTATAAATACCGCTAAAGAAAATACAAAACCTCTAAAAAGATATTTGAAACTCAGAAAGAAAATATTGGGCTTAAAAAAATATCATAATTATGACGGTTTGGTAAATCTTATAGAATTTAATAAAGAATATGAATATGACGATGCAAAAGATATAGTTTTGAAATCTGTGGCTCCTTTGGGAAAAGACTATGTTAAAAAAATGAAAAAAGCTGTAAGTGAAGGTTGGCTTGACGTATTTGAAGCAAAAGGCAAACGTTCGGGAGCTTATTCAGCGGGAATATACGGTGTTCACCCTTATATGCTTTTGAACTATAACAATACTTTGGATAGCGTATTCACCTTGGCACACGAATTGGGACATACTTTACATACATTGTATTCTGACGAAAATCAGCCTTTTTCAATGTCCGATTATACAATATTTGTAGCTGAAGTGGCTTCTACTTTCAATGAAAGACTTTTACTTGATTATATGCTTGAAAATACTGATGATCCTAAAGAGAGAATAGCATTACTGGAACAGGAAATAAGAAATATAACAGGAACTTTCTATTTTCAGGCACTGTTAGCCGAATATGAATATCAGGCTCATTCCCTTGTTGAAAAAGGAGAACCTGTTACAGCCGATATTTTAAGTAAAATTATAGAAAAACTTTTTGACGAATATTACGGAAAAGAAATGGAAAAAGATGAATTAATCTATGCATTATGGGCAAGAGTGCCTCATTTCTTTAATTCTCCTTTTTATGTTTATCAATATGCTACATGTTTTGCATCATCGGCAATATTATATGATAAAATAATAAATGAGAAAGATAAAAAGAAAAAAGAAGAAGCACTTAAAAAATATATAGAGTTACTGTCTTCAGGCGGAAATGATTTTCCTATGGAACAGCTTAAAAAAGCGGGAGCCGATTTATCAAAAAAAGAAACAGTAAAAGCTGTGTCCGAACAGTTTGATTTGCTTTTGGATAAATTGGAAAAAGAAATAGAAAAGATGGATTTAAAATAA
- a CDS encoding YlmH family RNA-binding protein, with the protein MKKEMFLKQFPKDLEYEVSKLYNSFEIAKEYSVPAYTEEFYTPNIWKKLTEKIENIKIEANGIFENSDRRQIAFIPEGFYGKNSSGIEEIYSDADGDNKNSAEFPSKLLKIKINSRFREYGHKNFLGSLTGLNIKRELMGDLIFDKGTAYVPVSDKISDYILTELKQIGRDKCSVEEVDIKNREIIPEYKYDDKFITVPSKRLDSIVAAITLLPRNKVIEPIEKGKVLVDYYEEKDKSKIIETGSLITIRGYGKYKLFSEHGETKKGKERLLIKKYI; encoded by the coding sequence GTGAAAAAAGAAATGTTTCTGAAACAGTTTCCTAAAGATTTGGAGTATGAAGTGAGTAAGCTGTATAATTCTTTTGAAATTGCGAAAGAATACAGTGTGCCGGCTTATACGGAAGAATTTTATACGCCGAATATTTGGAAGAAACTTACAGAAAAAATCGAAAATATAAAAATAGAAGCAAACGGAATATTTGAAAACAGCGACAGAAGACAAATAGCTTTTATTCCTGAAGGATTTTATGGGAAAAACAGTTCAGGCATTGAAGAGATATATTCGGATGCCGATGGGGATAACAAAAATTCTGCTGAATTTCCGTCTAAACTTTTAAAAATAAAAATAAATTCAAGATTCAGAGAATACGGGCATAAAAACTTTTTGGGAAGCTTAACGGGACTTAATATAAAAAGAGAACTTATGGGAGATTTGATATTTGATAAAGGAACAGCTTATGTTCCTGTTTCCGATAAAATTTCCGATTATATTTTGACCGAATTGAAACAGATAGGGCGTGATAAGTGCAGTGTGGAAGAAGTGGACATAAAAAATCGTGAGATTATACCTGAATATAAATATGATGACAAGTTTATAACTGTTCCTTCCAAAAGGCTCGACAGTATTGTGGCGGCAATTACGTTGTTGCCCAGAAATAAAGTAATAGAGCCTATTGAAAAGGGAAAAGTTTTAGTGGATTATTATGAGGAAAAGGATAAGTCCAAAATTATTGAAACTGGAAGTCTTATAACAATAAGAGGTTACGGGAAATATAAACTTTTTTCGGAACACGGCGAAACAAAAAAAGGAAAAGAAAGACTGCTCATAAAAAAATATATATAG
- a CDS encoding YkvA family protein has protein sequence MNKREKKFYERFKSENIDSEQINKAKNMASHLGKVSSKFLLLIKMLNSDLKGEFKIPVIDKLKIIGAIVYVITPTDAIPDILPILGFGDDIAVVTYVLTKLNKIISEYEEFENKKTQDKKKSDGPDFENMRVVNEDD, from the coding sequence ATGAATAAAAGAGAGAAAAAATTTTATGAAAGATTTAAGTCGGAAAATATCGATTCGGAACAAATTAATAAAGCTAAAAATATGGCTTCACATTTAGGAAAAGTATCATCAAAGTTTTTATTACTTATAAAAATGCTGAATTCGGATTTAAAAGGGGAATTTAAAATTCCTGTAATTGATAAACTGAAAATAATAGGAGCGATAGTTTATGTAATAACTCCTACAGATGCGATTCCGGATATTTTGCCGATATTGGGCTTCGGAGATGATATAGCAGTCGTAACTTATGTGCTGACAAAGCTGAATAAAATTATTTCCGAATATGAAGAATTTGAAAATAAAAAAACTCAGGATAAGAAAAAATCCGATGGACCGGATTTTGAAAATATGAGAGTAGTAAATGAAGATGATTAG
- a CDS encoding PspC domain-containing protein, translating into MEKKLFKSKSDKKLMGVCGGLGKYFDKDSNLVRIIAVVLGLFTGGAALVAYLIAGFVLPEGE; encoded by the coding sequence ATGGAAAAAAAATTGTTCAAGTCAAAATCTGACAAAAAATTAATGGGAGTATGCGGAGGATTAGGAAAATATTTTGATAAAGATTCTAATCTTGTAAGAATAATAGCTGTAGTTTTAGGTCTTTTTACAGGGGGAGCTGCTTTAGTTGCTTACTTAATAGCAGGATTTGTATTGCCTGAAGGTGAATAA
- the alr gene encoding alanine racemase translates to MLIKLEINRKNIEKNLEKIKSINKNIICVLKDNAYGLEIKNILPILIENDCFYFAVAYIGEALEIKKIIQKKYPDKADKIKIMTLNYIEEKEIKKTVKNDIELTIFNFEQLESYINASAKGKKLKIHIKLNTGMNRLGFNENEIDKLTEILRGNPNLEIISVFSHISHAENKKETEEQIIKYDKMMSVFDKNSIKYKFKHIQASPLLFKYKEKYNYDFVRTGMAIYGMEPLKEKVGLYNTVKLSSKIINIRKVKKGESVSYGNGEPLEKDGKIAIIPVGYAHGLQKQIENKNAYVLIKGKRSYILGEICMDMIITDITDIEDAVIGSEAVIIGKQGSEEISLSKMAEWTGTIQDDVLTKWERKIKRSVANLPKN, encoded by the coding sequence ATGCTTATAAAGTTAGAGATAAACAGAAAAAATATAGAAAAAAACCTTGAAAAAATAAAAAGTATAAATAAAAATATAATCTGTGTGTTAAAAGATAATGCCTATGGACTGGAAATAAAAAATATATTACCGATACTTATAGAAAATGACTGCTTTTATTTTGCAGTTGCATATATCGGAGAAGCACTGGAAATAAAAAAGATTATTCAAAAAAAATATCCTGATAAAGCTGATAAAATAAAAATTATGACATTGAATTATATAGAGGAAAAAGAAATAAAAAAAACTGTAAAAAATGATATTGAATTGACTATTTTCAATTTTGAGCAGTTGGAAAGCTATATTAATGCTTCGGCAAAAGGTAAAAAACTTAAGATTCATATAAAACTTAATACAGGAATGAACAGACTCGGATTTAATGAAAACGAAATTGATAAATTAACGGAAATTTTAAGGGGAAATCCGAATTTAGAAATAATATCCGTTTTTTCTCATATATCTCATGCCGAAAATAAAAAAGAAACAGAAGAACAAATAATAAAATATGATAAAATGATGTCGGTTTTTGATAAAAATTCTATAAAATATAAGTTCAAACATATTCAGGCAAGTCCTTTGCTTTTTAAATATAAGGAAAAGTATAATTATGATTTTGTAAGGACAGGAATGGCAATATACGGAATGGAACCTTTAAAAGAGAAAGTCGGACTTTATAATACGGTAAAATTAAGTTCGAAAATTATAAATATTCGGAAAGTAAAAAAAGGAGAAAGCGTATCTTACGGAAATGGCGAACCTCTTGAAAAAGACGGAAAAATAGCGATAATTCCTGTAGGATATGCACACGGGCTGCAAAAACAAATAGAAAATAAAAATGCCTATGTCCTTATAAAAGGAAAAAGGTCATATATTTTAGGGGAAATCTGTATGGATATGATTATAACCGATATTACAGATATTGAAGATGCTGTAATAGGTAGTGAAGCTGTTATTATAGGAAAACAGGGGAGTGAAGAAATTTCATTATCCAAAATGGCTGAATGGACGGGAACAATTCAGGATGATGTGCTGACGAAATGGGAAAGAAAAATCAAAAGAAGTGTTGCAAATTTGCCTAAAAATTGA
- a CDS encoding cation:proton antiporter yields the protein MLFSLTLIFLSGLILGSIFNRLKLPQLLGMLLTGIILGPYVLNLLDPKILTISADLRQISLIIILTRAGLNLDINDLKKVGRPAILMCFVPATLEILGMILFAPKFLGLNLLDSIILGTVIAAVSPAVVVPKMLKLMEENYGTDKSIPQLIMAGASVDDVYVIVLFTSFTGLASKGTFSFLDFVKIPTSILFGISGGFICGILAVYLFKKLHIRDSVKVIIILCISFMLVTFEHSLKGIIGFSGLLAIMSIGIAIQKKKPGLSKRLSVKYSKLWIGAEIILFVLVGAAVNIKYALFSAIPSIILIFLVLIFRMIGVFICLLGTSLSFKERIFCMIAYCPKATVQAAIGSIPLAMGLSSGNTILTVAVLSILITAPLGAFAIDMTYKKLLLKS from the coding sequence ATGTTATTCAGTCTTACTCTTATTTTTCTTTCGGGACTCATATTGGGAAGTATTTTTAACAGATTGAAACTTCCTCAACTATTAGGAATGTTACTTACAGGGATAATTTTAGGACCTTATGTTTTGAACTTGCTTGATCCGAAAATTCTGACAATTTCTGCCGATTTAAGACAAATATCTTTAATTATAATACTTACACGTGCAGGATTAAATCTCGATATAAACGATTTGAAGAAAGTCGGTCGTCCTGCAATTTTGATGTGTTTTGTTCCTGCCACTCTGGAAATTTTGGGAATGATACTTTTTGCTCCTAAATTTTTAGGATTGAATTTACTCGATTCGATTATTTTAGGAACTGTCATTGCTGCAGTTTCTCCTGCTGTTGTTGTTCCGAAAATGTTAAAACTTATGGAAGAAAACTACGGTACTGACAAAAGTATTCCCCAGCTTATTATGGCGGGAGCTTCTGTGGACGATGTCTATGTCATAGTTCTTTTTACTTCTTTCACGGGACTTGCTTCCAAAGGAACTTTTTCTTTCCTTGATTTTGTTAAAATACCTACTTCCATTTTATTCGGTATATCGGGAGGATTTATTTGCGGCATTTTAGCAGTTTATCTTTTTAAAAAACTGCATATTCGTGACAGTGTCAAAGTTATTATTATTTTATGTATTTCTTTTATGCTCGTTACTTTTGAGCATTCTTTAAAAGGAATTATCGGTTTTTCAGGCTTACTCGCAATAATGAGTATCGGAATAGCGATTCAAAAGAAGAAACCCGGTCTTTCAAAAAGACTTTCGGTAAAATATTCTAAACTGTGGATCGGAGCAGAGATTATACTATTCGTTCTTGTAGGTGCTGCTGTAAATATAAAATATGCTTTATTTTCAGCAATTCCGTCTATTATTCTGATTTTTCTTGTTTTGATTTTTAGAATGATCGGTGTATTTATATGCTTACTTGGAACTTCTTTATCATTTAAAGAACGGATTTTTTGCATGATTGCTTATTGTCCGAAAGCCACTGTTCAAGCTGCAATAGGTTCTATTCCTTTAGCAATGGGACTTTCTTCAGGAAATACCATACTTACTGTTGCAGTGTTGTCTATTTTGATAACTGCTCCTTTAGGGGCCTTTGCTATTGATATGACTTACAAAAAACTGCTTTTAAAAAGTTAA